A stretch of Cicer arietinum cultivar CDC Frontier isolate Library 1 chromosome 5, Cicar.CDCFrontier_v2.0, whole genome shotgun sequence DNA encodes these proteins:
- the LOC105852751 gene encoding uncharacterized protein, translating to MAYTNSYMLLGLGLFIILSSQVLAQDPQHPPPPPPPPPPPPPPTIIFILNPMATPMATVDSYVGLMHEVTLLEAEANRMTFRANLIKENVAKSIHQSRKFLNHLFDEEDKVSERNEEDKVSLTDKEDKVFRNGNEDKISNNEEKDKVLKNEAEEKVFKSDKEDKVFKNDNKDKITN from the exons ATGGCTTACACAAATTCATATATGTTGCTTGGTTTGggactttttattattttatcttctcAAGTTCTAGCTCAAGATCCTCAACATCCCCCTCCTCCTCCTCCCCCTCCTCCTCCACCTCCTCCTCCTACAATTATTT TTATTTTAAACCCAATGGCAACCCCAATGGCAACCGTGGATAGTTATGTTGGCCTGATGCATGAAGTGACACTGCTAGAAGCTGAAGCTAATCGGATGACTTTCCGTGCAAATTTGATAAAGGAGAATGTTGCTAAATCTATTCATCAAAGCCGTAAATTTCTAAATCACTTATTTGATGAAGAAGATAAAGTTTCCGAAAGAAATGAGGAAGATAAAGTTTCCTTAACTGATAAGGAAGATAAAGTTTTCAGAAATGGCAATGAAgacaaaatttcaaataatgagGAGAAAgacaaagttttaaaaaatgagGCAGAAGAGAAGGTTTTTAAAAGTGACAAGGAAGATAAAGTTttcaaaaatgataataaagataaaattacaaattaa